Proteins from a genomic interval of Falco rusticolus isolate bFalRus1 chromosome 7, bFalRus1.pri, whole genome shotgun sequence:
- the TMEM229B gene encoding transmembrane protein 229B isoform X2, with protein MAAAEPLTAFSRWYLYAIHGYFCEVMFTAAWEFVVNFNWKFPGVTSVWALFIYGTSILIVEKMYLYLKDKCNILVRCFIYTLWTYLWEFTTGLILRQFNACPWDYSQFDFDFMGLITLEYAIPWFCASFIMEQLVIRNTLRLRFDETAEPGAPTVPVALANGHVKTD; from the coding sequence ATGGCTGCGGCAGAACCTCTGACTGCTTTCTCCCGATGGTACCTCTACGCCATTCATGGCTATTTCTGCGAGGTGATGttcacagctgcctgggagTTTGTGGTCAACTTTAACTGGAAGTTCCCAGGGGTTACCAGTGTGTGGGCGCTCTTTATCTATGGCACCTCCATCCTCATTGTGGAGAAGATGTATCTATATCTCAAAGACAAGTGTAACATTTTAGTGCGCTGCTTCATTTACACACTTTGGACATACCTCTGGGAGTTCACCACTGGCCTCATCCTACGCCAGTTCAATGCCTGCCCGTGGGACTATTCCCAGTTTGATTTTGACTTCATGGGCCTGATCACCCTGGAGTATGCCATCCCGTGGTTTTGTGCTTCTTTCATCATGGAACAGCTGGTGATCAGAAACACCCTGCGCTTGCGATTTGATGAGACTGCCGAGCCGGGGGCCCCCACTGTCCCTGTTGCCTTGGCCAACGGCCACGTGAAGACTGATTGA
- the TMEM229B gene encoding transmembrane protein 229B isoform X1, whose translation MQLLVHLQLPPPCGMGRRLGKKSSCWGVRRRMAAAEPLTAFSRWYLYAIHGYFCEVMFTAAWEFVVNFNWKFPGVTSVWALFIYGTSILIVEKMYLYLKDKCNILVRCFIYTLWTYLWEFTTGLILRQFNACPWDYSQFDFDFMGLITLEYAIPWFCASFIMEQLVIRNTLRLRFDETAEPGAPTVPVALANGHVKTD comes from the exons atgcagctgcttgttcACCTCCAACTGCCACCTCCctgtgggatgggaaggagacttgggaaaaag AGCTCCTGCTGGGGTGTGCGCAGAAGAATGGCTGCGGCAGAACCTCTGACTGCTTTCTCCCGATGGTACCTCTACGCCATTCATGGCTATTTCTGCGAGGTGATGttcacagctgcctgggagTTTGTGGTCAACTTTAACTGGAAGTTCCCAGGGGTTACCAGTGTGTGGGCGCTCTTTATCTATGGCACCTCCATCCTCATTGTGGAGAAGATGTATCTATATCTCAAAGACAAGTGTAACATTTTAGTGCGCTGCTTCATTTACACACTTTGGACATACCTCTGGGAGTTCACCACTGGCCTCATCCTACGCCAGTTCAATGCCTGCCCGTGGGACTATTCCCAGTTTGATTTTGACTTCATGGGCCTGATCACCCTGGAGTATGCCATCCCGTGGTTTTGTGCTTCTTTCATCATGGAACAGCTGGTGATCAGAAACACCCTGCGCTTGCGATTTGATGAGACTGCCGAGCCGGGGGCCCCCACTGTCCCTGTTGCCTTGGCCAACGGCCACGTGAAGACTGATTGA